Proteins encoded together in one Polypterus senegalus isolate Bchr_013 chromosome 16, ASM1683550v1, whole genome shotgun sequence window:
- the fam83b gene encoding protein FAM83B, giving the protein MSGSVLPVTSSDIFIVVFNSFQNLRVRTVKGQEYLGRSGAKFHGAMEQKFLLVDCQTVVYGSYSFMWSFEKINLSMVQVITGQLVESYDEEFRTLFARSAVPEAFAPEYSIVEHRPQRWQNGTDSVASYVSHSSQMFERRDKLRHTLDTVYMKACGRSYNTPHNVADLENDYKRNFGYRPIVPPGPIIQNRIQQFQSAESSTYWKRHSYAGEKPETSSYLINNRGTNPMSSNWNLSGEVDNYGVPMRNDFTSKYNEVPGEQLYQSRFLKPYNTNLKMRKSFHGTDNSVRSLKQKMPTLEHTTKSFLRSWRIESYLNNSDFPYEDSSEYMDYPMVQYENVDGAENKMNPFYPVSRLRSSLVYNSAIPEQPESKSFTTDSSSSTIIRAQDVPTNTSANVYYSAIHRNPTTGPESRLRQDESFMAKRRSWQLQEDQTANVNYPTSKEAFTPLYTSLSKTSVKKVENLHQDESYTYKRHSINEPKLNADHSVNKDAPTHVYSTLGRLDKYGMNPVENYPANAPGIHPLDGQRSTSEFNIKKETENTTLMTSNWQNPPLRTVSVSSLAESRGHGNAKDWTSIKESKVVEGSPKFLKKSTQKIKSLLNISDRKENSSRSKGSSKISNSTDTLVSDDEEVKTTASQGTLASRTGSIRSIDSTKHGRTNSKMQLKENHFSENVGNSSAPRFSTEELSYQGNQKKDSGRSTTSSSTVVSANSSSAQLGGSRGAPDGLSRNRLSDKRVYSRFEPFCKFEKEANKAVVSETQSNASSFEKTRSFFNQPMATSSSFMQHNSPVYPLYSGNDNKFGRLMQKFVGNLIHKNK; this is encoded by the exons ATGTCAGGGTCCGTCCTCCCAGTGACTTCTTCTGACATCTTTATTGTTGTGTTTAACTCCTTTCAGAACCTAAGAGTGAGGACAGTGAAAGGACAGGAATATCTCGGCCGATCTGGAGCCAAATTTCACGGGGCCATGGAACAGAAGTTCTTGTTGGTGGACTGCCAGACTGTGGTCTACGGCTCATACAG CTTCATGTGGTCTTTTGAGAAGATTAACCTCAGCATGGTGCAAGTAATCACCGGGCAGCTGGTGGAATCGTACGATGAAGAATTCAGAACTCTGTTTGCTCGGTCCGCTGTCCCAGAAGCCTTTGCGCCGGAGTACAGTATAGTGGAGCACAGGCCCCAGCGGTGGCAGAACGGGACCGACTCGGTGGCGTCTTATGTTTCTCATTCGAGTCAGATGTTTGAGCGAAGAGATAAACTGAGACACACCCTGGACACGGTGTACATGAAAGCGTGCGGGAGGTCGTACAACACGCCGCACAATGTGGCCGATCTCGAAAACGATTATAAAAGGAACTTTGGATACAGGCCCATTGTCCCTCCGGGCCCCATTATTCAAAACCGAATCCAGCAATTCCAGTCGGCCGAATCGAGTACCTACTGGAAAAGACACAGCTACGCCGGGGAGAAACCAGAAACGTCTTCCTATCTGATCAACAACCGGGGGACCAATCCCATGTCGAGCAACTGGAATCTTTCAGGAGAGGTGGACAACTATGGTGTGCCGATGCGAAACGATTTCACTTCCAAATACAACGAAGTTCCAGGCGAGCAACTTTACCAAAGCAGGTTCCTCAAGCCATACAACACAAACCTAAAGATGCGGAAGTCGTTTCACGGAACGGACAACAGCGTCCGATCCTTGAAGCAGAAAATGCCAACGCTGGAGCACACGACCAAGTCATTCTTGCGCTCCTGGAGAATAGAGTCGTATCTTAACAATTCCGATTTTCCTTATGAGGACTCCAGCGAGTATATGGATTATCCGATGGTCCAGTACGAGAACGTGGATGGggctgaaaacaaaatgaatcctTTCTACCCGGTGTCCCGCCTGAGGTCGTCACTTGTGTACAATTCGGCGATTCCTGAGCAGCCCGAATCAAAGAGTTTCACCACCGACTCGTCGTCTTCGACTATCATTCGCGCTCAGGATGTTCCGACCAACACCTCGGCGAACGTTTATTACTCTGCCATTCACCGAAACCCGACCACGGGACCCGAAAGTCGATTGAGACAAGACGAGAGCTTTATGGCTAAAAGACGAAGCTGGCAGTTGCAGGAAGATCAGACGGCCAACGTGAATTATCCGACCAGTAAGGAAGCGTTTACCCCCCTGTATACGTCTCTTAGCAAAACTTCGGTTAAGAAGGTCGAGAACTTACATCAGGATGAGAGCTATACTTATAAACGCCACAGTATAAACGAGCCGAAGCTAAACGCAGATCACAGTGTTAATAAAGACGCTCCGACACACGTGTACAGCACACTCGGAAGACTAGATAAGTATGGAATGAATCCAGTCGAAAATTATCCTGCCAACGCACCTGGCATTCATCCTCTGGATGGCCAACGGTCAACGTCGGAATTCAATATCAAGAAGGAAACCGAGAACACAACATTAATGACTTCCAACTGGCAAAACCCTCCTCTAAGAACCGTATCGGTCTCCTCGCTTGCTGAAAGCCGAGGGCACGGAAACGCCAAGGATTGGACTTCCATAAAAGAGAGCAAAGTCGTTGAGGGCTCCCCAAAGTTCCTTAAAAAGAGCACCCAAAAAATCAAGTCCCTGCTCAACATATCCGACCGGAAGGAGAATTCCTCCAGGAGCAAAGGCAGCTCCAAAATAAGCAACAGCACGGATACCCTGGTGTCCGACGACGAGGAGGTGAAGACAACGGCGTCTCAGGGAACGCTGGCCAGCAGAACCGGTTCAATCCGGTCGATAGACAGCACGAAACACGGGAGAACCAATTCCAAGATGCAGCTGAAAGAAAACCACTTCTCCGAGAACGTGGGGAACTCGTCCGCGCCGCGCTTCAGCACCGAAGAGCTCAGCTATCAGGGCAACCAGAAGAAAGACTCCGGCAGGTCGACGACGTCCTCCTCCACGGTGGTCTCTGCAAATTCAAGCAGCGCCCAGCTTGGGGGCTCAAGGGGGGCTCCGGATGGCCTTTCCAGGAATCGGCTGAGCGACAAACGGGTGTACAGCCGCTTTGAGCCCTTCTGCAAATTCGAGAAGGAAGCCAACAAGGCGGTGGTCTCGGAAACCCAGAGCAACGCGAGCTCCTTCGAGAAGACGAGGAGCTTCTTCAACCAGCCCATGGCCACCAGCTCGTCCTTCATGCAGCATAACTCGCCAGTCTACCCGCTCTATTCCGGCAATGATAACAAATTTGGGAGGCTCATGCAGAAATTTGTGGGGAATTTgatccataaaaataaatga